The Macrotis lagotis isolate mMagLag1 chromosome 6, bilby.v1.9.chrom.fasta, whole genome shotgun sequence genome includes a window with the following:
- the LOC141492021 gene encoding LOW QUALITY PROTEIN: peroxisomal acyl-coenzyme A oxidase 1-like (The sequence of the model RefSeq protein was modified relative to this genomic sequence to represent the inferred CDS: inserted 3 bases in 2 codons; substituted 1 base at 1 genomic stop codon) — protein sequence MNADLRRERDAASFDAERLTHILDGAXERTRHRREIKNMIPNDPDFRHEDLNFLSRSKRYKIAVRKXATMVKKMRDFGIADPEEIVWFKSFVHRGRPEPLDLHLGMFLPTLLHQATQEXQECFFMPAWNLEIIGTYAQTEMGHGTHLRGLETTTTYDPKTQEFILNSPTVTSIKWWPGGLGKTSNYAIVLAQLYTKGECYGLHAFIVPIREIGTHKPLPGIIVGDIGPEFGYDETDNGYLKMDNYRIPWENMLMKHAQVKPDGTYVKPLNNKMTYGTMVFVRSFLLGEAARSLSKACTIAIRYSLVRHQSEIQPGDPEPQILDFQTQQYKLFPLVATAYAFQFVGAYMKESYHRINVDINQGDLSELPEPHALTAGLKAFTTWTANSGIEACRMACGGHGYSHCSGLPNIYVTFTPSCTFEGENTVMMLQTARFLIKSYDQVHSGKLVGGMVSYLNDLPSQRIQPQQVAAWPAMVDINNPDSLVEAYKHRAARLVEAAARNLQTEMKHRKSKEIAWNLTSVDLVQASEAHCHFVVAKLFSGNLSKINDKPIQAVLKNLCLLYALYGISQNAGDFIQGGILTESQLTQVNQRVKELLTIIRPDAAALVDAFDFQDVSLGSVLGRHDGNIYENMFEWAKKSPLNKTQVYESYHKYLKPMQSKL from the exons ATGAACGCGGACTTGCGCAGGGAGCGGGACGCTGCCAGCTTCGATGCGGAGAGGCTCACGCACATCCTGGATGGGG CCGAGAGGACCCGGCACCGCCGGGAGATCAAGAACATGATTCCGAACGATCCGGACTTCAGGCACGAAGACCTGAATTTCCTTTCCCGAAGCAAGCGTTATAAGATAGCTGTCAGAAA GGCCACCATGGTGAAGAAGATGCGAGATTTTGGCATTGCTGACCCCGAGGAGATCGTGTGGTTTAAAAGCTTTGTACATCGTGGGCGTCCTGAGCCACTGGACCTTCATTTAGGCATGTTTTTGCCCACATTACTTCACCAGGCAACCCAGGAGTAGCAGGAATGCTTCTTCATGCCAGCCTGGAACCTGGAGATTATTGGCACTTATGCCCAGACAGAAATGGGCCATGGGACTCACCTTCGAGGCCTAGAAACCACAACAACTTATGACCCTAAGACACAGGAGTTTATTCTGAACAGTCCTACTGTTACTTCTATTAAGTGGTGGCCTGGTGGACTTGGGAAGACCTCAAATTATGCCATAGTTCTGGCTCAGCTCTACACTAAGGGAGAGTGTTATGGATTGCATGCCTTCATTGTACCTATTCGTGAAATAGGAACCCACAAACCTTTGCCAGGCATTATCGTCGGAGACATTGGGCCCGAGTTTGGCTATGATGAAACGGATAATGGTTACCTAAAGATGGACAACTATCGAATTCCTTGGGAAAATATGCTCATGAAGCATGCCCAGGTCAAACCTGATGGCACATATGTGAAGCCTTTGAATAACAAAATGACTTATGGAACCATGGTATTTGTCAGATCCTTCCTTTTGGGAGAAGCAGCTCGATCTTTATCTAAAGCCTGCACTATTGCCATTCGCTACAGTTTAGTAAGGCACCAGTCTGAAATCCAGCCAGGTGATCCTGAACCCCAGATCTTGGATTTTCAGACCCAGCAGTATAAACTTTTTCCTCTCGTGGCCACTGCCTATGCCTTTCAGTTTGTGGGAGCCTACATGAAGGAAAGCTATCATCGTATTAATGTAGACATCAACCAAGGGGACCTAAGTGAACTGCCTGAGCCTCATGCACTGACAGCTGGGCTTAAGGCTTTCACCACTTGGACAGCTAATTCTGGCATTGAAGCCTGTCGGATGGCTTGTGGAGGGCATGGATACTCCCACTGCAGTGGCCTTCCAAACATCTATGTCACTTTCACCCCCTCTTGCACCTTTGAAGGAGAAAACACTGTGATGATGCTTCAAACAGCTCGGTTTTTGATAAAAAGCTATGATCAAGTACATTCGGGAAAGCTGGTGGGAGGCATGGTGTCATACTTGAATGACCTGCCTAGTCAGCGCATCCAGCCACAGCAGGTGGCAGCTTGGCCGGCAATGGTGGATATCAACAACCCAGACAGCCTAGTAGAAGCCTATAAACATCGAGCAGCCCGATTGGTTGAAGCTGCAGCAAGGAACCTTCAAACCGAAATGAAACATAGAAAAAGCAAAGAGATAGCTTGGAACTTAACTTCTGTGGATCTTGTTCAAGCAAGTGAGGCTCATTGCCACTTTGTGGTAGCAAAGCTCTTTTCTGGAAATCTCTCCAAAATTAATGACAAACCCATTCAAGCAGTCCTGAAGAATTTGTGTCTCTTATATGCCCTGTATGGAATCAGTCAGAATGCTGGAGACTTTATACAGGGGGGCATCCTGACAGAGTCCCAGCTTACCCAAGTGAACCAGCGGGTGAAGGAGCTCCTGACAATAATCCGTCCTGATGCTGCTGCTTTGGTAGATGCATTTGACTTTCAAGATGTTTCACTTGGATCTGTGCTTGGCCGTCATGATGgcaatatttatgaaaatatgtttgaATGGGCCAAAAAATCCCCACTGAATAAAACACAGGTTTATGAGTCTTATCACAAATACCTGAAGCCAATGCAGTCTAAGCTGTAA